One stretch of Chitinophaga pendula DNA includes these proteins:
- a CDS encoding TolC family protein produces MQLRRRLIMLAGIIMLLAINQAIAQQGTPQASVGPIQLSAQQAVELALANQSAIKTAKLDELIQLAKNKEVSGQALPNLSASGQYQDNPIIQKQLIDASNFDPSVPKGTLVPFAFGLKYNAVGEVKLQQVLFDPSVLVALQARKTLEELANRNVKKSEVDVKVAVYKAYYNVLSARKALKIMQDNLVTMDKNMRETSEMYKAGTVEKLDVDRLQIQITNLRTEESKLLNADEVGVAALKFQIGIPMAQDVILTDSLSTEEIAAVPQTESEQFDYTQRVEFQALQSQKKAYEYDLKRYKLKGIPSLSLFSTAGISRASNTFNYFKQETWYGYVNYGVNLSIPIFSGLQRRRQVDQAFLTVKKSEVSLENLKLSIDMERQQSNSTFRYNVKTLEAQERNMKLAKEVYDVSVIKYQEGVGSSLEVNTAEKDLLTAQSNYFTAMYNAIVAKIDYLKANGKL; encoded by the coding sequence ATGCAACTAAGACGTAGGCTTATTATGCTCGCCGGCATAATAATGCTGCTTGCTATCAACCAGGCTATCGCTCAGCAGGGAACGCCGCAGGCATCGGTAGGTCCGATTCAGCTAAGTGCCCAACAGGCGGTCGAACTAGCGTTGGCTAATCAGTCGGCTATCAAAACAGCTAAGTTGGACGAACTGATACAGTTGGCGAAGAATAAGGAGGTGAGCGGCCAGGCATTACCCAATCTTTCTGCCAGCGGTCAGTACCAGGATAACCCCATTATCCAAAAACAATTGATTGATGCATCCAACTTTGATCCCAGCGTACCTAAGGGAACGTTGGTACCTTTTGCATTTGGTCTTAAATACAATGCTGTAGGCGAAGTAAAGCTGCAGCAGGTATTGTTTGATCCAAGTGTACTGGTGGCTTTACAGGCACGTAAGACATTAGAGGAGCTGGCAAACCGGAACGTCAAGAAATCTGAAGTAGATGTAAAGGTGGCGGTTTATAAAGCTTACTACAACGTATTGTCTGCACGTAAGGCTCTGAAGATCATGCAGGATAACCTGGTCACTATGGATAAAAACATGCGTGAGACCAGTGAAATGTATAAAGCAGGTACGGTAGAGAAGCTGGATGTAGACCGTTTGCAAATACAGATCACGAATCTTCGTACGGAAGAATCCAAGCTGCTGAATGCTGATGAGGTAGGTGTGGCCGCGCTGAAGTTCCAGATCGGTATTCCGATGGCACAGGATGTAATACTTACTGATAGTCTTAGCACAGAAGAGATAGCAGCGGTGCCGCAGACGGAGAGCGAGCAATTCGACTATACGCAGCGTGTAGAATTTCAGGCGCTGCAATCACAGAAGAAGGCTTATGAGTATGATCTGAAGCGTTATAAACTAAAGGGTATTCCTTCTTTATCTCTTTTCAGTACTGCGGGCATTTCCCGGGCAAGTAATACGTTCAATTATTTCAAACAGGAGACCTGGTATGGTTATGTAAACTACGGTGTAAACCTGAGCATCCCCATCTTTAGCGGATTACAACGGAGACGGCAGGTGGATCAGGCGTTTCTAACGGTAAAGAAATCAGAGGTGTCCCTGGAGAATCTGAAGCTCAGTATTGATATGGAGCGGCAGCAATCTAATAGTACTTTCCGGTATAACGTAAAGACATTGGAGGCACAGGAACGCAATATGAAACTAGCCAAGGAAGTATATGATGTATCCGTTATCAAGTACCAGGAAGGCGTAGGT
- a CDS encoding TetR/AcrR family transcriptional regulator, whose protein sequence is MEVQERILDTAFGLFRQYGTRSITMDDIAIKMGISKKTLYAHFEDKDDLVMNAIARYLQHMQDACVVSHEQGKDAIEALFRLMEILEEHTRNMNPVILLDLQKFHSRAYRLFQHYKDHYLKGTIRENLQRGISEGLYRADINVEVLTEFRTTSSLLCFQPELFSVSGFDMSHVQKVLLEHFLYGVASLKGFKLIELYKEQLLKK, encoded by the coding sequence ATGGAAGTACAGGAACGCATATTAGATACCGCATTTGGTTTATTCCGGCAGTACGGTACCCGATCTATCACTATGGATGACATAGCTATCAAGATGGGTATTTCAAAAAAGACGCTCTATGCGCATTTTGAGGATAAGGATGACCTGGTGATGAATGCGATAGCCCGTTATCTGCAGCATATGCAGGATGCCTGTGTGGTAAGTCACGAGCAGGGGAAGGATGCCATTGAAGCCCTATTCCGGTTAATGGAGATACTGGAAGAGCATACCCGAAATATGAACCCTGTAATATTGTTAGACCTTCAAAAGTTCCATTCCAGGGCCTATAGATTGTTTCAGCATTATAAAGATCATTATTTAAAAGGAACTATACGAGAGAATCTCCAGCGTGGTATATCCGAGGGATTGTACCGGGCGGATATTAATGTAGAGGTGTTAACAGAGTTCCGGACTACGTCGTCGCTATTGTGTTTTCAGCCGGAGTTATTTTCAGTCAGCGGTTTTGATATGTCACACGTGCAGAAGGTACTGTTGGAGCACTTTTTATATGGCGTAGCCTCTTTAAAGGGTTTCAAGCTAATAGAACTATATAAGGAACAACTATTGAAAAAATAA
- a CDS encoding DUF502 domain-containing protein — MSPKLKFKLLAARLLRYFFQGLLILAPIGITAITIYWAFVTIDNLIPKELIPLETPLKYLRYKGVGFLLVLILILSVGYLSSSFIVGRIFDLFDHLLERTPFIKYIYTSVKDVFDAFVGEKKKFDHPVLVQIYGQDVWEMGFITQSDVSHLGLEHHIAVYVPHAYAITGKVFLVPKDRIKALDNVPAGEAMKFAVSGGVTNIAHHLHKEETGKTN, encoded by the coding sequence ATGTCTCCTAAGCTCAAATTCAAACTACTGGCAGCACGGTTATTACGTTATTTTTTTCAAGGACTACTGATCCTGGCACCTATAGGTATCACCGCTATTACCATCTATTGGGCATTCGTCACCATTGACAACCTCATCCCCAAAGAGCTGATCCCCCTGGAAACCCCACTTAAATACCTTCGTTACAAAGGTGTAGGATTCCTGCTTGTACTTATCCTGATCCTCAGTGTAGGCTACCTCAGCTCCTCGTTTATCGTTGGCCGCATCTTCGACCTTTTCGACCATCTCCTCGAAAGAACACCGTTTATTAAATACATATATACGTCTGTCAAGGATGTCTTCGATGCCTTCGTAGGTGAAAAAAAGAAGTTTGACCACCCCGTACTCGTACAGATATATGGCCAGGATGTATGGGAAATGGGATTTATCACCCAATCCGATGTTAGCCATCTTGGACTTGAACACCACATCGCCGTATACGTCCCCCATGCTTATGCTATCACCGGTAAAGTATTCCTGGTCCCCAAAGACAGGATCAAAGCACTCGATAATGTGCCCGCTGGTGAAGCAATGAAATTCGCCGTCAGCGGTGGCGTTACCAATATAGCCCACCACCTTCATAAAGAAGAAACGGGCAAAACAAACTAA
- a CDS encoding zinc dependent phospholipase C family protein, translating into MHKSSTSWLFCFFLLIPATAKSWGFFAHQRINKLAVFCLPPEMLVFYKANITFIAEHSVDPDKRRYVVPEEAPRHYIDIDRYTTPPYDSLPHSWQDAVSRYTADTLQRHGILPWHLNTMMYRLTKAFEEKDPARILKLSADLGHYVADAHVPLHACSNYNGQFTGQQGIHALWESRIPELLADATFNYWVGKATYLNNTDQANWQTILESATAADSVLTFEKQLSVRFNPAHRYAYEQRNGKLVRNYATEYAKAYHQLLNGMVERRMQQSIHRVASCWYTAWVNAGQPSLYKMTKVRFSEEDQQAFKQLDLQWKIGDNNSGQHE; encoded by the coding sequence ATGCATAAAAGCAGCACCAGCTGGCTATTTTGTTTCTTTTTACTGATACCTGCTACCGCAAAAAGCTGGGGCTTCTTTGCCCATCAGCGAATAAACAAACTGGCGGTATTTTGTTTACCTCCCGAAATGTTGGTCTTTTATAAAGCTAATATCACCTTCATTGCCGAACACTCAGTAGATCCCGACAAACGTAGGTATGTCGTACCAGAAGAAGCTCCCCGCCACTATATCGATATTGACCGTTATACTACGCCTCCCTACGATAGTTTACCCCACTCCTGGCAGGATGCAGTAAGCCGGTATACCGCAGATACACTGCAACGACATGGAATTCTCCCTTGGCATCTCAATACCATGATGTACCGCCTTACCAAGGCCTTTGAAGAGAAAGACCCGGCACGGATCCTGAAACTGTCTGCAGACCTGGGCCACTATGTAGCCGATGCACATGTCCCACTCCATGCCTGCTCTAACTATAACGGCCAGTTCACCGGTCAACAGGGTATTCATGCCCTTTGGGAATCCCGCATCCCTGAACTCTTAGCAGATGCGACCTTCAATTACTGGGTAGGCAAAGCCACGTATCTGAATAATACCGACCAGGCCAATTGGCAAACCATACTGGAAAGCGCCACAGCAGCCGATAGCGTATTAACATTCGAAAAACAATTAAGCGTCCGTTTCAATCCAGCCCATCGCTATGCCTATGAACAACGAAACGGTAAGCTCGTACGTAATTATGCTACCGAATACGCCAAGGCCTATCATCAGCTGCTTAACGGGATGGTAGAACGCCGGATGCAACAATCCATCCATCGCGTAGCCAGCTGCTGGTATACAGCATGGGTAAACGCAGGACAGCCCTCTCTGTATAAGATGACCAAAGTCCGGTTCTCCGAAGAAGACCAACAGGCTTTCAAACAACTCGACCTGCAATGGAAAATAGGTGACAATAACAGCGGTCAACACGAATGA
- the serC gene encoding 3-phosphoserine/phosphohydroxythreonine transaminase codes for MERENIEFNQERNMKVHNFNAGPSVLPNEVLYKASKALIDFEGTGMSILEIGHRTAPFIAVMEEARSLVRELMQLDDDFEVLYLQGGATTQFMQAPMNLLENGAAAAFVDTGVWSSKAIKETKNFGYADVIASSKESNYNYIPKQFNIPPTASYLHLTSNNTIYGTQWQSFPDSEIPVVIDMSSDILSRQVNYNKFSLIYAGVQKNMGAAGATMVAVRKSMLGKVSRNIPSILDYRLHIENGSMLNTPPVFAIYISMLTLRWLKEQGGAPAMEKLNNKKAALLYDEIDQNPLFRGTVAKEDRSKMNICFIMDKPEMEEEFLKFCKKEDIVGIKGHRLSGGFRASVYNALPLESVEVLVEAMKYFSLKKA; via the coding sequence GTGGAAAGAGAAAACATAGAATTTAATCAAGAACGCAACATGAAGGTGCACAACTTTAACGCGGGTCCTTCTGTATTACCTAACGAGGTATTATACAAGGCCAGCAAAGCCTTGATCGACTTTGAAGGAACAGGGATGTCTATACTTGAAATAGGCCATCGGACAGCGCCATTTATCGCCGTAATGGAAGAAGCCCGTAGCCTCGTCAGGGAACTGATGCAGCTGGATGACGACTTCGAAGTACTATACCTACAAGGTGGCGCTACCACACAATTCATGCAGGCACCTATGAACCTGCTCGAAAATGGAGCCGCCGCTGCCTTCGTAGATACAGGTGTTTGGTCCTCAAAAGCTATTAAAGAAACCAAAAACTTTGGCTACGCCGATGTAATTGCTTCTTCCAAAGAGAGCAACTATAATTACATCCCTAAGCAATTCAATATACCGCCAACGGCGTCATATCTGCATCTCACTTCCAATAACACCATCTATGGTACCCAATGGCAGTCCTTCCCAGACTCCGAAATACCTGTGGTAATTGATATGAGTAGCGATATCCTGAGCCGGCAGGTGAACTATAACAAGTTCTCCCTGATATATGCCGGTGTACAGAAAAATATGGGAGCCGCAGGTGCAACAATGGTAGCAGTAAGAAAAAGCATGCTAGGTAAAGTATCTCGCAACATACCCTCCATCCTCGACTACCGCCTGCATATTGAGAACGGATCTATGTTGAATACCCCCCCGGTATTCGCTATATATATATCCATGCTCACTTTACGCTGGCTTAAAGAACAGGGCGGCGCTCCGGCCATGGAGAAGCTCAACAACAAGAAAGCAGCTTTGCTGTATGATGAAATAGATCAGAACCCGCTCTTCCGCGGCACCGTCGCCAAAGAAGACCGTAGCAAAATGAATATCTGCTTCATCATGGATAAACCGGAGATGGAAGAAGAATTTCTCAAATTCTGCAAAAAAGAAGATATCGTTGGCATTAAAGGCCACCGCCTGTCCGGAGGTTTCCGCGCCTCTGTCTACAACGCACTTCCGCTCGAAAGTGTCGAAGTACTTGTAGAAGCCATGAAATATTTCAGTCTTAAAAAAGCATAA
- a CDS encoding DUF1015 domain-containing protein — MAIIRPFKGLRPKTNLAAQVAARPYDVLSSSEAKTEADGNPYSFYHVSKSEIDLPEGTDVHSQPVYEKAAENLQQFIKDGTLFQEDAPAYYIYKLVMDGRSQVGLVCASSVADYNNGIIKKHEFTRPEKELDRINHIKTTRAQTGNVFLAYNDVPELNTLIASWQEHHAPTYDFTAEDGIQHTLWVVDAAETVDQITGLFQEKVPCTYIADGHHRAASAGLVQKELGADQDTNAPVNYFLTTIFPASQLAILDYNRVVKDLNGLTKEELLSRLEYDFIVEEIGHLAQKPAMLHEFSLYLEGSWYRLVAREGTYTTDPIGILDVTILSNNVLDKLLGIKDQRTDKRVDFVGGIRGLQELVKRVDSGEMKAAFALYPVTIQQLFDIADSGNVMPPKSTWFEPKLRDGLITHTI, encoded by the coding sequence ATGGCCATCATTAGACCCTTCAAAGGCTTAAGACCCAAAACAAATCTGGCAGCGCAAGTCGCGGCACGCCCCTATGATGTGCTCAGCTCTTCAGAAGCCAAAACTGAAGCTGACGGCAATCCCTACTCTTTCTACCACGTTTCCAAATCAGAAATTGACCTCCCCGAAGGCACCGACGTTCACAGCCAACCAGTGTACGAGAAAGCTGCAGAAAACCTCCAGCAATTCATTAAGGATGGTACGCTCTTCCAGGAAGACGCCCCTGCATACTATATCTACAAACTGGTAATGGATGGTCGCTCTCAGGTAGGCCTCGTATGTGCTTCCTCCGTAGCTGACTACAATAACGGTATTATCAAAAAACACGAATTTACCCGTCCGGAAAAAGAACTGGACCGGATCAATCATATCAAAACTACCCGCGCGCAAACAGGCAATGTTTTCCTGGCTTACAATGATGTACCGGAACTCAACACCTTGATTGCCAGCTGGCAGGAACACCATGCGCCTACCTATGATTTCACGGCAGAAGATGGCATCCAACACACCCTCTGGGTAGTAGACGCAGCGGAAACCGTAGATCAGATCACCGGCCTGTTCCAGGAAAAAGTACCTTGTACCTATATAGCCGACGGCCACCATCGCGCCGCATCAGCTGGACTGGTACAAAAAGAACTGGGCGCTGACCAGGATACCAATGCTCCTGTTAACTACTTCCTGACTACCATCTTCCCTGCCAGCCAGTTGGCAATCCTAGACTATAACCGCGTAGTAAAAGATCTCAACGGCCTGACCAAAGAAGAACTGCTCTCCCGCCTCGAATACGATTTTATCGTGGAAGAGATCGGCCATCTGGCTCAAAAACCAGCCATGCTACACGAGTTTAGCCTCTACCTGGAAGGTAGCTGGTACCGTCTCGTAGCCCGTGAAGGTACCTATACTACCGATCCCATCGGCATCCTCGATGTAACCATCCTATCTAACAATGTATTGGATAAGTTATTGGGTATCAAAGATCAGCGTACCGACAAACGCGTGGATTTCGTAGGAGGTATCCGCGGACTGCAGGAGCTGGTTAAAAGAGTAGACAGCGGCGAAATGAAAGCAGCCTTCGCCCTCTACCCTGTTACTATACAACAGTTGTTCGACATCGCCGATAGCGGTAACGTTATGCCACCGAAATCCACCTGGTTCGAACCTAAACTGCGCGACGGTCTCATTACGCACACCATCTGA
- a CDS encoding tetratricopeptide repeat protein — MNRGFSLLKKFLLVAGVLLTQLAHGQDANDLYNTANNFIRSGDYANAILVFNQALQLDPENTQFKKQLAFAYYLRGDVSRAKTLIDLLLDKKDADAQTYQIAGNIYQSKQEWKGAQKIYDRGIRKFPDNGALYNDNGQLLATMKMFDGALYNWLKGIEMDPNFPGNYYNAARAYNLSKEPVWAILYGEIFINLESYTTRTAEMRDIVLESYKKLFNDPAIFNAQVPELEGKKGKKSKSTGGGFDKAYRQSMAKQISVVNVGIEPESLLMLRTRFILDWYNFNDVKFPYALFDFQRKLLKEGLYEAYNQWLFGPVSNQAAFKAWSGLHKKEYDEFLQYQRNNPLKLRPDEYYNDGKVSLGR; from the coding sequence ATGAACAGGGGATTTTCTTTATTGAAGAAATTTTTATTAGTAGCAGGAGTATTGTTGACACAGTTGGCACACGGACAAGATGCAAATGATCTCTATAATACCGCCAATAACTTCATTAGAAGTGGCGACTACGCCAATGCTATCCTTGTATTCAACCAGGCCCTGCAATTGGACCCGGAAAACACCCAGTTCAAAAAACAATTAGCCTTCGCATACTACCTGAGAGGAGACGTCTCCAGGGCTAAAACCCTGATAGACCTCCTACTCGACAAAAAGGACGCAGATGCCCAGACCTACCAGATTGCGGGAAATATATACCAGTCTAAACAGGAATGGAAAGGCGCACAAAAAATCTATGATCGCGGCATACGCAAGTTCCCCGACAACGGCGCCTTATACAACGACAACGGACAGCTGCTCGCTACTATGAAAATGTTTGACGGCGCACTGTACAACTGGTTGAAAGGCATTGAAATGGACCCTAATTTCCCTGGCAATTACTACAACGCCGCCAGGGCATATAATTTATCCAAAGAACCCGTATGGGCCATCCTCTACGGAGAAATATTCATTAACCTGGAAAGTTATACCACTCGTACAGCCGAGATGCGTGATATCGTATTGGAATCCTATAAAAAGCTCTTCAACGATCCCGCTATCTTCAATGCACAAGTACCCGAACTCGAAGGCAAAAAGGGTAAAAAGAGTAAATCCACAGGTGGTGGCTTTGACAAAGCCTATCGTCAATCAATGGCAAAACAGATCAGTGTGGTCAACGTCGGTATCGAACCCGAATCCCTGCTGATGTTACGTACCCGGTTCATATTGGATTGGTATAACTTTAATGACGTCAAATTTCCTTACGCACTCTTCGATTTTCAACGCAAATTGCTCAAAGAAGGACTGTATGAAGCATACAATCAGTGGTTGTTCGGTCCGGTAAGCAATCAGGCCGCGTTTAAAGCCTGGTCAGGACTCCATAAAAAAGAATATGATGAGTTTCTGCAATATCAACGCAACAATCCGTTAAAACTACGCCCGGACGAATACTATAATGATGGGAAAGTATCACTCGGCAGATAA
- the paaN gene encoding phenylacetic acid degradation protein PaaN, with translation MLTAKHQNTIDNAVKANHERTFYAQYPEHPKAYGEEAPANGVASFQQMLQQPFKQLLQTGETGWSGEEVSPYTLEKLGITYPVFTIEDLISKASIAGKKWAKTPVAERAALLVETLDRVQTRFFEIAHATMHTAGQSYMMSFQASGPHANDRALEAIAMGYQELQRFPSQQVWEKPMGKFSIKLDKTFKPVPKGIGVVIGCSTFPVWNSLPGIYADLITGNPVIVKPHPNAILPIAIAVAAIQQVLQENGADPNLCQLAVDSQEHLIAKKLCEHPAVALIDYTGGSQFGNYVESIPGKTVFTEKAGVNSVIIDSVQDIEPVVQNLAFSVSLYSGQMCTAPQNFFIPETVKTASGTLSFDEVAEKIKEAVLALVNNPKMGAGTLGAVQNDTTLQRAQNAHTLGGKVLLNGTTVVNEEFSKARVCAPVILEVGSKDANIFEQELFGPVILLVKTRDTDEAIELARQMAKDHGAITCAAYTTSEEIKEKIAEEMNSVFAPVSFNLTGFIWVNQHAAFSDFHVTGGNPAGNASFTNQEFVIKRFVWVGNRELISS, from the coding sequence ATGCTCACTGCCAAACACCAAAACACGATTGACAACGCTGTAAAGGCCAATCACGAAAGGACATTTTACGCGCAGTACCCGGAACACCCCAAAGCCTACGGCGAAGAAGCCCCCGCTAACGGCGTCGCCAGTTTCCAGCAAATGCTCCAACAACCCTTCAAACAATTGCTGCAAACAGGCGAAACCGGCTGGTCTGGCGAAGAGGTATCTCCTTATACTTTGGAGAAATTAGGTATCACCTATCCTGTATTCACCATAGAAGACCTGATATCTAAAGCTTCCATCGCTGGCAAAAAATGGGCTAAAACACCTGTAGCCGAACGCGCTGCCCTACTCGTAGAAACCCTCGATCGTGTACAGACCCGATTCTTCGAAATCGCTCACGCTACCATGCACACCGCTGGACAAAGCTACATGATGAGCTTCCAAGCCTCCGGCCCACATGCCAACGACAGAGCATTGGAAGCAATCGCTATGGGCTACCAGGAACTGCAACGTTTCCCCTCCCAACAGGTATGGGAAAAACCAATGGGCAAATTCAGCATCAAACTGGACAAGACATTCAAACCAGTACCCAAAGGGATAGGGGTGGTGATTGGCTGCTCTACTTTCCCGGTATGGAACTCCCTCCCCGGAATATATGCAGACCTCATTACCGGCAACCCAGTCATCGTCAAACCACACCCTAACGCAATACTACCCATCGCCATAGCCGTAGCCGCCATACAACAGGTACTACAGGAAAATGGCGCTGATCCTAATCTCTGCCAGCTGGCAGTTGATAGCCAGGAACACCTCATCGCCAAAAAGTTATGCGAACATCCGGCTGTTGCCCTGATCGACTATACAGGAGGCAGTCAGTTCGGCAATTACGTCGAATCAATACCCGGCAAAACCGTCTTCACAGAAAAAGCAGGTGTTAACTCCGTGATCATCGATTCCGTACAGGATATCGAACCTGTAGTACAGAACCTCGCTTTCTCCGTATCGCTCTATTCCGGCCAGATGTGTACCGCACCGCAGAACTTTTTCATACCCGAAACGGTGAAAACCGCCAGCGGAACACTCTCTTTCGATGAAGTCGCAGAAAAAATAAAAGAAGCCGTCCTCGCTTTGGTCAACAATCCCAAAATGGGAGCAGGTACACTGGGAGCCGTACAGAACGACACCACCCTGCAACGTGCCCAGAACGCCCATACCCTAGGAGGCAAAGTCCTTCTCAATGGCACAACTGTTGTGAATGAAGAGTTTAGTAAAGCACGCGTTTGCGCACCCGTTATCCTCGAAGTGGGCAGCAAGGACGCTAATATATTCGAACAGGAGCTATTCGGCCCCGTCATCCTCCTCGTGAAGACTAGGGATACCGATGAAGCTATAGAACTGGCCAGACAAATGGCAAAAGATCACGGCGCCATCACCTGCGCAGCATATACCACCAGTGAAGAGATCAAAGAAAAGATAGCAGAAGAAATGAATAGCGTATTTGCACCCGTATCTTTCAACCTGACAGGCTTCATTTGGGTCAACCAGCATGCCGCCTTCTCAGATTTCCACGTCACCGGTGGTAATCCCGCAGGTAACGCCAGCTTCACTAACCAGGAATTCGTGATCAAACGATTCGTCTGGGTAGGCAACAGAGAACTGATCAGCAGTTGA
- a CDS encoding YceI family protein — MKYTFLLLICCWAVACEQAPKADKARVTEAESVKAPEGVAYKVDTAQSLLKWIGTKPTGQHVGSFTLSSGTLYVKENKVTGGTFKVNMKSLRNIDLASDANMKAKLESELKGPLFFDVEKFPAATFEITDISIFQPVAGTEVLMKDATHNISGNLTMKEVTKNVSFPAKITIDDGILIAEANFNIDRTLWGMTYRADKSVQDKLINSLVNIQFTVKAEK; from the coding sequence ATGAAGTACACATTTTTACTACTGATATGTTGCTGGGCCGTCGCTTGCGAACAAGCCCCGAAAGCTGATAAAGCACGCGTCACCGAGGCAGAATCGGTGAAAGCACCAGAAGGCGTCGCTTATAAAGTGGACACCGCACAAAGCTTGTTGAAATGGATAGGCACCAAACCTACCGGACAACATGTGGGCTCCTTCACCCTCAGTAGTGGTACACTATATGTCAAAGAAAACAAAGTCACCGGAGGCACTTTCAAAGTGAATATGAAATCCCTCCGCAACATCGACTTGGCTTCAGATGCCAATATGAAAGCCAAACTCGAAAGTGAGCTGAAAGGCCCCCTCTTCTTTGACGTTGAAAAATTTCCTGCCGCAACCTTCGAGATCACCGATATCAGCATATTCCAACCCGTCGCCGGCACAGAAGTACTGATGAAAGATGCCACACACAATATAAGTGGCAACCTCACTATGAAAGAGGTGACCAAAAACGTTTCCTTCCCCGCTAAGATCACCATCGACGATGGTATACTCATAGCTGAAGCTAATTTCAATATCGATCGTACATTATGGGGAATGACCTACCGCGCCGATAAATCCGTACAGGACAAACTGATCAACTCCCTGGTCAATATCCAGTTTACCGTTAAAGCAGAGAAGTAA
- a CDS encoding 2TM domain-containing protein, whose protein sequence is METIQQKDERLWRIAKARAGFKSHLITYLVINAGFWVLWFLTDNSSHHTPWPVWPALAWGIALAFQYFNAYHRDPFGDTLKEYEKLQEEQHRRGAL, encoded by the coding sequence ATGGAAACGATACAGCAAAAAGATGAAAGGCTGTGGCGCATCGCCAAAGCCAGAGCTGGCTTCAAGTCCCATCTCATTACTTATCTTGTCATCAATGCCGGTTTCTGGGTATTATGGTTCCTGACAGACAATTCCTCTCATCATACGCCATGGCCTGTATGGCCTGCATTAGCCTGGGGAATAGCACTGGCCTTCCAGTATTTCAACGCTTATCATCGTGACCCGTTTGGCGACACGCTGAAGGAATATGAAAAACTACAGGAAGAACAACATCGCCGTGGCGCACTGTAA